In the genome of Gymnogyps californianus isolate 813 chromosome 23, ASM1813914v2, whole genome shotgun sequence, the window ATGCTGGTAGTGGAGGGGCCACCAGGCATCTTCCACCTCTTTCTAGCCAAAGAGGACCAGGGGCAAAGGGTCTCTGTGCAAAGTGCTTGACCTCCAGGTTTGGAAAACCCATCTGCCTCCCTGGCTGGGGTCTACTCCAGCAAGAGACCATGAGCAAGCCCTTCCCTGCATCCTCAGAGCTGTGCAGTAGGGACACATGAGGAGCCAAAACGTTGCCCAGCCCCGTATCTAGTTTGTCCAGCAGCCAGCttaaggaaagaagagaggaagatcTTCTCCCATAAGCTCTGACATCCCCCCGGGAGAGTAGGAAAGGATGAAGGGGGAGATGGAGGGGCAGCAACATCAGCTGAGCTTGGGAGCGTGGCCACCACAGATCCAACCTGCGTCCCATCTTCCTTCTTGCTGGAGAAAGTCTTCTCCGTGATGTTGCACCAGGGCTGACGTTCTCCCTTCCTTTAGCCGCCTCGAAGTCAGCCATCCTGGGAGCGAGAGGTGCCTCCAAGGCCACCTTCAGCCCCCTCTCACCCCGATTCCCCAAACCTTTAGGCGCCAGGAGCTCCACGAGCTGCGAGTGCTACAGAAGGAAGAGCAGCGAGCTCAGAGCCAGCTGGAGCAGAAGTTTCACCAGCAGCGGGAGCAGATGTTTCGTCACATCGAGCAGGAGATGACGGTAACCAGACCATCGTCCCTTGGTGCCACAATATGTTCAGAGAGGGACACGTGGAAGGAGGTGTTGGGGTCCCACTGTGGGAGATGCCAGGGTCTGGGTGGGATTTGGTTGCTTCAGTGGCCACTTCTGGTCCCTGCAGCCCCGTTAACCATATCTGCATGGCAGAGCAAGAAGGAGTTTTACGACCGGGAGGTGGAGAGCTCGGAGCGGCGCTACCGGCAGCTGAAGGAGCGCCAGGAGCTCGAGTACACGACAAGGCTGCGAGACGAGGCCAAGCGCCTCAAGTCCCTCCAGGAGAAGGactgcaggaggaggatgcaagAGCTGAAGGGCGATGGGAAAGAGGTGAGGGTCTGGGGCAGCACTGGCTCCCCAGGCCGTGCCACTAGGAGCCTGGGGACCGTCTCCCCTGGGTACTGGGACCAAGGCCCTCCGTTGCTCACTGCAGGAGCAGCggttcctgcagcagcagcaggaggaactCAACGCAGCCCTGCAGAGGGTCGTTCAGGAGCACAAGAAGAAGATGACTTCCATCGACTGGGAGTCCATCAGCAAGATCCATAGCCTCAGGAGAGGTGCactgggctgggaggaggaggaggaggatggaagGTTCTTGGGGAGGGGAGCAAGGGGTCTGGCTGGGGGTTTTTGGAGGTGGTCATGGTGCTGTGGTCTCGCCTGGCAGCCCGCGAGTCGGTGGTGTGGAGCATGGAGCAAGGGCACCTGCAGGAGAAGTACCAGCTCTTCAGGCAGCAGGTGAAGGAGCAGCACGcgctgcagaggcagcagctccacAAGCGCCATGAGAAGGTGAGGTGGGAACCGCCGGCgatgctcccccagccctgccagctcccaaCCCCACTCCTGGCTCACCCTCCTGCCCCTTTCCCAGGAGACAGAGAGGATGAACCGCTTCCACCAGCTCTTGCTGGAGGATCTGAGGAGCCAGCAGGCACAGGAGCgagctcagctgctgaaaagCCAGCGCTGCGATGCCAAAATCCGCCTGGCCCTCTTCAAGGACAACCTGAAGATCCAGGAGGCTAATGGGGCcaagcagagggagagggccAAGCAGGTACAAGGACCTGTCCAGGGCCAAGGAGGTTCCCCAGCACAAAGTATGAGGAAAGTCCCCGAAAAGCTGTAAGCGATGGCTTTTAGGGAAGGGGAGGGTGACGCGGGCTGTCCCCCGCCGCAGTTcgtgcagcaggaggagaggaggcagcaagCGGaggcgcagcagcagcaggagcagcaggcgcagcggctgcagcagctgcagcagcagcaggctgagagcctggcagagctggagcagatGCAGGTACTGGGGACCACTGCAAAACTGTCCACCCCGGGGGGCTTCCCACACCCCTGCTACCTCTCCTCGAGCACCTTCCTTCCCGTTTccacctcccctctcccagagCGAGAAGATGCACCTCttggcagagcaggagaggaggcagctgggGCGGCTGGACCAGGAGCATGCCATGGAGCTCAGCGAGTGGAAGCAACGGCTGGCTGCCCGCAAGGAGGTGAGTGGTCCTGCAGCCCGaagcatctcctccccatcttgGCCCAGTTCATGGGATGCGATGGAGGGCTGCTCTCCCCACTGCAAGCCCCTGCGACGCGGGGCACGGGACATGGCGGTGCCGCTTCTCTCCTCCAGATGCTGGAAGAGGAACTGGGGAACTCGCTGCCGGTGCAGCGGCGAGGAGGGCTGCACGGCAcccacagcagcaacaggatCACCCGCTTCTTCCACCTCTCCTCCTGACACTACGCCGTGGATTACTGGGGAGCgagaggcaggcagctgcctggggaccGGTCCCATGGCTCTTCTGGGAGACGGGACTGAAGGATCTCAAAGGCAACGGGAggagcagctgccctggggaTGCTGAGCCCCGGGGCCGAGCAGCCGGGCAGGACGTGGTACGGATCTCGGGGGTGGCAGGCGTGGGTGTGTTCAAGCCCACCCTCGCTgtgctggaggggctggggtgAAGCAGGCGCTGCCACCCCGAATCACCCCAGGAGCCCCTCGGGGAAGTCTCCCCCACTGGTCTCGAAGCTGTGGATAGAGGGGGGTTGCTGGCGCTTCCCATGGGGATCTCCCCTCAGCCGAATTGCAACTCAAGAAAATACATCCTTTCTTGAAGAAAGTCCCTGTTTGTGACTATTTTACTTAAAACCTCTCGTCTTGCGCCCCACTAGCACGTCCTGTACCCCCAACCTGCCCCCTCAGGCCAGCTCTTGGGGAGGGGGGTCCCGTGCCCAGCCTCTGGCCCAGAGATGCCCTCGGGGGCGGCTGGCAGCACAGGGCCAGCACTTGGAGCCAGGTCCAGGCTCCCCCAgcctgcacagagctgctctccacCCACCTCGTCAGGGCCCCGAGGGCACTAATAAGCCCTAATGGCCCTTGACCAGCCTCACCCGGGGCCTTGACCCACACCCATGGCCCAGGAGCTCCACTGAAGCTCAGCTCAAGGGCTTCAGTCCCTGCCTGAGCTGCGTCGGGAGCGCTGGTCTCCCTGCCTCGTCGCCTTGGACCCAATCCTGACCTGCAGACCAACTTCCCGGCTTGATCTTGGACCTGCCTCAGCACCATGAACTTGCCTGGTCATCTCAACTCTTGGTTGAACCTGGCCACCATCTCAGGGTTGGTCCTGCTCGCATCGTTCAGGTACTGGGGGACTGGGTCCTGGCTGGTGATGCTCCGGCCGTGCGATTCCCCCATGACTCCTGGCTCACCTTTCTTTAGGGAGCCGCCCGGCTCTTGCTGCTCCCCGACGCTCGTGTTATTTTAACCTCTCTCCTGTTTTGGAgactcctccttccccatctcaAAGGCCCATCTACAAAGTCTGTAGCAATTTATTATCTTTAAGCTCAGTATAAAAGGTAAATCATTTCAGGGGATGAGCAGGACTACAGGAGGAACCAGAGACATGAGTAACAGTCAGTCCACATACTGGGAATTACAGACAGACAGTGACACACAGGGGAGCCTTTTGCTAGCAGGCACTGGCGGTTCACAGTGAGATGGAGGAACTCCGCTACCCAGACGCAGGAAAGAGCTGATGGATCGAGGATGGCAGGAGCCAGCAGGCTGAGCTGCAACCGTCCATCTGTACGGGTCCTATATTTAGGTAGGACATCCTTAATTTAAAAGTCTTCCTGAGGTGCAGAGACCAGTGGGATTTCTCAGCAGCATtgccaggaggagaaaaatctgcCACTGATGAGGCAGTCCAGAGCGAGCACCGGTCAGCTGGGAAGCTGAGCTCTGTCCTGTGGGTCAGCCCCGGTGGTCTGCTCCGCACAGGGCTCAGTCGCCTTGTTTCACTAGGACATCAGACAGGTCCTCTGTGCCCTCCAGCTTCAGATTCTGGgaatataaaagaaaagctaagTTTGACAAAGCCAGACTCTTCCCCTCCGAGTCTGAAGGtctgacataaaaaaaaaaaaatccacaggaTGAAGGTTCAGAACAAGCCCAGCCCCTTCTGTCACCATCAGCGCACGCAAGACCAAGGCTTCCCGTCGGCTGTTGCTTCGGAGTCTGAAATGCTCACAACGCTTAGAACAACACTGAGCAACAACGTGCTCACCCCTCTGCTGCCAGACGCAAGGACAAGGACAGACAGCAGCTAGGCTGGAAACGCTACGAGCACTTAACCACAGGCTGTCGTTCCCAGCACATTAGCCTGGTTTATGTTCACTATAAGCACGAAACCAGGACTTCAGTTGAGAAATCCTGATGTAGCAAGAAAATAGCCCTGCTCCCGGGGCTTTTTACTGCGCGTTTCACCCGCTGCTCCTACCACGTCTCCTGTGTGCACGCTGCGCTTACCTTCTCGTTTGCCAAATGCAAGAGGCAGGCGAAGGCTAAGGGGACAGACAGATTGTTAGCCATCACAGAAGGCAGCCTacaaaagagaagggaggaggtcAGGATGGCCAGAGCCTACTGAAACCTGTCAGATGGAGCATGCCTGAAAGGACCAGGTCGCCAAAGATTAGCTCCTCCCCAGGGATCTGGTTTTCTCTACCTTTCCCCTCCCACTAGCAAAGAATTTGCCAAGCTGAATGCAACCCGTAGCTCCCCCAGGCAAAcccagagagcaagagaagagatttttttccccatcagggTTCAGTTAGCAGGTTGTAATAGACACAGAGGGGTCAGCGTTTGCCCAAGCTCAGCTCAGGTCTGTCCCTCATCTGCAGTCCAACCTTTTTTAGGGCCTCTCTACCTGTGAAGCAGTTCCTTTGTGATGCCGCTGAAGACCTTCTCTCCTGCTACCAGCGACGtgtccttctctttctctgcatcttCCACCTATTTAGCAAAAAGACAGACACTGCTGAGACAGACTCTCCTCCTCAGTATTCAGCCTTGTGTTCAGAGAAAAACCACTGCAAGTTACACTCAGTCTGTCCTTACCAACCATCCCATGGGAGCAAGACTACTAGAAAGGAATTGCTGCTAAACCTGCCCAAGACTGTCTCGGCAGGAGTTAAGCACAGTTACCTGCAGGGCATTCTCTTATCCTCGGGCCTATTGAGGTATCCGGCTCCCCCTGCGCTCACCTCCaccatgttttttttcttctgtccattAGTCAAGAGGTCCCACATGTTTTCCTTCAACCTCTTCATGTCCATTTTCTTGGCTGTCTTTGCGTACTGAATTGCTATCTTATTGACCTGAGGAAAAGAAGTCCAGGGTTAGCTGAGAGCagctgagcagaagcagcagcaccgTCCTCAATCAGGACCACAGGAACAATCCAAACATGGTTCTCCTTGGGAACAAAGGTGAATGCTATCTTACTACTAaacctttgatttttaattCCCTCTTCTTACACAGGGTTCATCTGGGAATAAAGGGTCCCGTAGCAAACCCAGGAGATCCTGTAGCAGGGAAACTGCTGTCTCAGGACTTCTAACCACCCGAGGTGTTGAGAGGCTTTGCTCCAGACCTGCCCAGCGAGCAGTTCACAGCTCGGCGACAACACAAGTCCTTACCTTCTGGGGCTCAGCAATGAGGTTCAGCTCTCCATACGTTGTGATATCGACATCGCCGACAACCCTGTTGAGCTCAGCGTCTTGACCCTCGGGGTGGGCAGTAAGGTTGAACTCCCCTGTCTGGCCCATGAATTGAACGGGGTCATAATCATCATCGCTGTCTGCAGCCTGATCAAGAAGAGATACAGCAGTGAGGCCACCCAGAGACATCTTTGAGGAGCCAGAGATGTCCTGCACCGAGACAACGAGAGCACCCGCCTCTCAGCAGGGTGGCAATACCTGCCCACCTTCCCCATGGAACACGTTCTTATtcagcctctccccacagcGCTTGGCTGGGCTAAGGCTAAACCCAAGGGAGATTTACAGCACAGAACATCAAGATCTACAGCGCAGAGTATCAAAAGACTGTTCTACACGGAAAGATAACAGAGACGAGGGGCCTCTGCCAGTGTGGGACCAGCCGAGACTTGTCACAAACACACGCAGGAGGCAGCACTGGCCTGGCAGAAAGCTGAAGCTTTAGAAGAAATCTACTTCAATGGGAGCTCGAAACAGCTGGGAGCAAACCCCACTGTGCAGAGATGACTGCAGAGGGGAGCAATGGCATTTACGCCTACTTTAGGGCACAGGTGTATGGAAAAGGCTGGAATGGAGTTTCTGTAGCAAACTGACTGGCAAACACCAAAGGCAGAGAGTTTAGTTGATGTCGTTAGAGTGAGGGGACAGGGGTGTGTGCCAAGACTCCTGCAGCTTTGTCATAACCTGCAGCTCCAATTCTTTTTCACTAGTAATTAATTCTGGACACAGGTTCTTCCTAAATTGTTCCCATCACATATCAAATAtaggcagcagaaagaaatctgcttGTTCCAGTTACCTGCAATGCAGGGCAGAAATTGGAGGCGTCATTGGGGTTGTTGTAATCGTACTCGCCGATCTCATCTTCGTGATCCAGTGAGCCGTCTGGCTGAGATGTCCTGCAGAGCTACACAGACAAGACCAGggctcaggaaaggaaaagctctAAATACTTCCCCAAGCATTGCCTGTGCCTTGTTCCTTCGtcaccttcctttttccccggcctgctggctcttcctcctcctcgcaTACCAGCCCTCTAGCAAGCCCCTTGTAAAGCCCAACAGCCGCTTCGGCATCCACAAGTGGGTCAGTTCAGCGAGAGACATGCTGGCCCGACTCCAGCCTTGAGGAGCGCCCCGAAGCACTTCAAGCATTTGGTGAAGAGTGGTTTTGTGCATGGAATCATTGCCAACAGGCTTGTAGAAAAGACTCTTACCTTAACAGCCGGTTTGAGGAACAGCTGGAGAATGTTGTTAGGATCATAGTTGAAGTCTGCGGGAAGCGTGGTGCTCTTCACGTTCTGGCTTTCCAGAATAGATTTGGCTAGAGTTACAGATGCCTGGGGAAGGTAATAAATACCATTAACCATGAGCTATCCACCACTCGGAAGATTAACGCACAAATAAGTGCTTTGAACACAGGTCTTCTTCTGAAAGGGGGTAAGTTCTGAGATGCCTCCAAAGAGGAGTTCCACACTGGTCCAGTCAGTGCACCCAGTGGCTTCTGTGCAGCACCCTGAGACACGCAGCTGGACCTGCAGGGTCTCTTCGACTGACAGGGTGTAAGCCAGGAAGAATCCAGCCTGATTCTCCAACCCAAGGCTGGTAAAACTCTCTATTTGTAATGTGACCTGGAGTCAGAAGACCCTGCACCAAGGAACATACATGATGTTGGGTTTACAGAGCATGAGATGAGCCATTTGCAGACGACAGTTCCAAGACACACTGATATAGcaagagagcagaaagaggcagaaactCAACGCGTACCTTGGTCTTACGGAAATATGCCTCAAAGTCAATGTCCTCATCAAAGTTAATTTCAAACGCTTTTTTTGCAGTCCTTTTCTTGGTGTCTTTTTCAGAGTCAGCATCCGctgcagaaaggaatgaaaCTGTCAGCGCTTTGTGACAGAGTGAGGACAACAAGCTCACTCCTAACTTGAGCATCTGCTCCACACAGAAAGGTCACCTACGAGGACTTTTCCCTTTGTTACGGGAAAGCAACAGGTGTTGTTCTCAGCTTCATGTTTTAAAGGGATCAGTATCTTTTTATAGAAGCAGAAAGTGTAATTTAATCTTCAGTTTTTATGCAGAAGGTGGGAAACaacagcaggagctgtgttAGTGCTAGCATCTCCTATTGCTGCAGCGAGAGACACCCCCTCAACTTTGAGCATCATTAACAAACCCAAATAACAGAGAATACATTAGACACCAAAGGATCCGCATGCGACTGAGAGCCCTCCTGGTGTCTGAACTCAGTACTGCTTCCCATCTGGCTAGAAAAGAGCCATGCAGGCTTGTCCCCTTCTTTACTGTCCCTACTTTATGACTGAGATGCCACCCGTCTCCAAAGGTAAGCAGGACCAGGCAGTAGCTGCATCGGCAGCGTATGAGCCGCTGTCTCCAAATACATACATTTGTGTCGAGGTTTGAAACGCCAGTGCTCTGGGCCAGCCCACATTGACAGAGTTCGGGGACTGAAGTAGGAATATTCCCCCGGTTTCATGGAGAGATGAAGGCACATGGTCCCGATGTCTCCCTCTCCAAAAGGAACCGCATCAATTCTGGAAAGAGCACACACGCTGCTCAGTGAAATCATTCCTTTGGCACACACTGGGCCTGAGCGTGCATTTAATAGCCAGATCAGCTCTGTACAGACATCACCCGCTCCCTCTGCCGGCATGTGTGCAAGACTCCCGCTCTTTAATCAGTGAACGGTACTGTGGGTGTTGCACTGTCTGGAGTCCGTGAGGCTGCTGCAAAAACAGAGCTGGATTTGCCAAAGGGCAGGCTGGAAATGGGGGAGCAGAGTGAGCAGACAAGCAATCGCTCTGGGGAAATGTGACCGTACGAAAAGGTCCTCTTGGAGGGTAGCGATATTGCTGTAATGCATTCCTGGACGTACCCGAAACTTGAGCAGAAAGCAAGCTATAGCCAGATGGGAAACGTGTACACAGTAAATTAAAGATTCCCCAGAGAGCTGCCAGAGGTTGTCGCTTGCTATCAAAGCAAAGCTATAGATTTTCAGCGACTACTTACTTCTTGCTCTGGCGGACTGTTCCAAAGGAGTTGAGGTTTTCTGTGAATTCCCCAATCTTGTCTGCTACTCTGCTCCTGGGGGAGTCAGAATTGAAGTCGTCGTCTGCCAGGGTGGGAACACAGTCTTCCACATCGCTGTCTATCTCCGCATTGATATCGAACACTTGGTCGCTCTTCTTAAATTTATCCAACAGGGCTGACACTGACTGTAGGAGAAGAAagtgctcaggaaaaaaaaaattgcaggatctcagcagccctgcagcgCAACATCCCATTGCCCTGTGCATCTCGGAGATCGCTTTGGAGGCGAGCACAGAATACAGCTCAAGTATCCCACCCGGCACAGAGCTAACAAACATACCTCATCATGGGATTCAGCATCCCACTTTGTAAACTGGAAACCAGCCAGCGAAGAGCAGATGGGGCGTTTTTCAATGCACTGCGCTAGCAGGGCTAGAGATAAGGAGAGCAAGGGGGAGAGATCAGATATATGATGAAGCAACCAGCACGTAAAACAAGTGCCAGGCATTAAATCATTCTTAAAGCCACACATGTAGGCAGCCCTTCTTGCATGTCGGGTGGCGCAGGACTCACTGCAAAAGCAGTCGGGCTCGTTTCTCAGCAGAATAGGACAGTTCAATTGCTACCCTAACTCTGAGGGTGGGCATAACGCTGGGAATCTTATCAGAGCAGCGGGGTTTGGTAGTATGTACAGGCTCAAAACACTCTAAGAAGGTCAGTCCTTAACCTGGAGCACACTAATCTCAACTGCTGCACGGCTCAGACCATGTATACGTGCTGTGTGACAGATCTGCCAGAGGTTAAGCTACACGTAGTGACCTAAAACCTACAAAGGTCCTGTTTTTCCAGCAACCAATCTCAACTTGATCAGGATCAGAGCAACAGTGCCACAGGGTAGCCAAGCAGCGAACAAAAGCACAAATCAAGCGGGCTGAGACTAAAATGAGCACGCTTGGGAGATGAAAAGGATCAAAAGGTTTGGGTGGGCCCCTTTGCTTAGCCGTTACCGGCACTCACACTTTAAATCCGTCATTTTCACAGGATCAGAGTTTGGCAGCGTGAGCGTCTCTGAAGAAGGGAGAGGCACGATCTTCGAGTCAAAGAGGAGCTCGCTGTGGCAGCTTTGGGTACGCAGCCCGATGAGGAAAATGCCAGCTGTGCTGCATTCGTCAAAAGACGCGGCTGTTTTCTGGAACATGGGATCAACCTACAGGTAAGGA includes:
- the NCAPH gene encoding condensin complex subunit 2 isoform X1, whose translation is MTEILKQKDSELTNFKIAAGTLDASAKIYAVRVDAVHADTYKVLGGLGKDSAPTENVDSPEGEDSPAPEAVKRVQTKKKHSCKTIEQNLNNINVSEANRRCEVDPMFQKTAASFDECSTAGIFLIGLRTQSCHSELLFDSKIVPLPSSETLTLPNSDPVKMTDLKSLLAQCIEKRPICSSLAGFQFTKWDAESHDESVSALLDKFKKSDQVFDINAEIDSDVEDCVPTLADDDFNSDSPRSRVADKIGEFTENLNSFGTVRQSKKIDAVPFGEGDIGTMCLHLSMKPGEYSYFSPRTLSMWAGPEHWRFKPRHKSDADSEKDTKKRTAKKAFEINFDEDIDFEAYFRKTKASVTLAKSILESQNVKSTTLPADFNYDPNNILQLFLKPAVKLCRTSQPDGSLDHEDEIGEYDYNNPNDASNFCPALQAADSDDDYDPVQFMGQTGEFNLTAHPEGQDAELNRVVGDVDITTYGELNLIAEPQKVNKIAIQYAKTAKKMDMKRLKENMWDLLTNGQKKKNMVEVEDAEKEKDTSLVAGEKVFSGITKELLHRLPSVMANNLSVPLAFACLLHLANEKNLKLEGTEDLSDVLVKQGD
- the NCAPH gene encoding condensin complex subunit 2 isoform X2; this encodes MTEILKQKDSELTNFKIAAGTLDASAKIYAVRVDAVHADTYKVLGGLGKDSAPTENVDSPEGDSPAPEAVKRVQTKKKHSCKTIEQNLNNINVSEANRRCEVDPMFQKTAASFDECSTAGIFLIGLRTQSCHSELLFDSKIVPLPSSETLTLPNSDPVKMTDLKSLLAQCIEKRPICSSLAGFQFTKWDAESHDESVSALLDKFKKSDQVFDINAEIDSDVEDCVPTLADDDFNSDSPRSRVADKIGEFTENLNSFGTVRQSKKIDAVPFGEGDIGTMCLHLSMKPGEYSYFSPRTLSMWAGPEHWRFKPRHKSDADSEKDTKKRTAKKAFEINFDEDIDFEAYFRKTKASVTLAKSILESQNVKSTTLPADFNYDPNNILQLFLKPAVKLCRTSQPDGSLDHEDEIGEYDYNNPNDASNFCPALQAADSDDDYDPVQFMGQTGEFNLTAHPEGQDAELNRVVGDVDITTYGELNLIAEPQKVNKIAIQYAKTAKKMDMKRLKENMWDLLTNGQKKKNMVEVEDAEKEKDTSLVAGEKVFSGITKELLHRLPSVMANNLSVPLAFACLLHLANEKNLKLEGTEDLSDVLVKQGD